The following proteins are encoded in a genomic region of Brachypodium distachyon strain Bd21 chromosome 1, Brachypodium_distachyon_v3.0, whole genome shotgun sequence:
- the LOC100840705 gene encoding UDP-rhamnose/UDP-galactose transporter 2, whose amino-acid sequence MEPEKKPPAVSDLGAWGMNVVSSVGIIMANKQLMSSSGYAFSFATTLTGFHFTVTALVGWISKATGYSASKHVPLWELIWFSLVANTSITGMNLSLMLNSVGFYQISKLSMIPVVCLMEWVLNSKHYTSKVISAVVVVAAGVGICTVTDVEVNAKGFICACVAVFCTSLQQITIGSFQKKYNIGSFELLSKTAPIQAVSLIILGPFVDYYLNGRSLLEYSFSTGATFFILLSCSLAVFCNMSQYLCIGRFSATSFQVLGHMKTVCVLILGWILFDSALTIKNILGMLLAIMGMVVYSWAMESEKKATALIPRNKSDMLDGEDVPLKSRTSGLPASDLDLDLEEGGPTKS is encoded by the exons AtggagccggagaagaagccgcCGGCGGTGTCCGACCTCGGCGCCTGGGGGATGAACGTCGTCAGCTCCGTCGGCATCATCATGGCCAACAAGCAGCTCATGTCCTCCTCCGGCTACGCCTTCTCCTTCG CCACCACGCTGACCGGGTTCCACTTCACTGTCACGGCGCTCGTCGGATGGATCTCCAAGGCCACTGGCTACTCCGCCTCCAAGCACGTCCCTCTCTGGGAGCTCATCTGGTTCTCGCTCGTTGCCAACACGTCCATCACCGGGATGAACCTTAGCCTCATGCTCAACTCAGTCGGATTCTATCAG ATCTCCAAATTGAGCATGATTCCGGTGGTCTGCTTGATGGAATGGGTACTGAACAGCAAGCACTACACTAGCAAGGTTATATCGGCGGTTGTTGTTGTGGCGGCAGGTGTGGGGATTTGCACTGTCACTGATGTGGAGGTCAATGCCAAGGGGTTCATTTGTGCTTGCGTGGCTGTGTTCTGCACATCACTTCAACAGATT ACAATTGGCTCTTTTCAGAAGAAGTACAACATTGGGTCATTTGAGCTGCTGAGCAAGACTGCACCAATACAGGCAGTGTCTCTTATTATACTGGGTCCCTTTGTGGATTACTACCTCAATGGGCGATCGCTGTTAGAGTACAGTTTTTCAACAGGGGCAACT TTCTTCATACTGCTTTCATGCTCCTTGGCTGTCTTCTGCAACATGAGCCAGTACCTCTGCATCGGCCGGTTCTCCGCAACTTCTTTCCAGGTCCTAGGCCACATGAAAACCGTGTGCGTGCTGATCCTCGGCTGGATTCTGTTCGACTCGGCTCTCACCATCAAGAACATATTGGGGATGCTGCTCGCCATCATGGGCATGGTAGTCTATAGCTGGGCCATGGAGTCCGAGAAGAAGGCCACCGCGCTGATCCCGCGGAACAAGAGCGACATGCTGGATGGGGAGGATGTGCCCCTGAAGTCCAGAACGAGCGGCCTTCCCGCCTCCGACCTTGACCTTGACCTGGAGGAAGGTGGCCCAACAAAGAGCTAG
- the LOC100841309 gene encoding geranylgeranyl pyrophosphate synthase, chloroplastic: protein MAAFHPLVASRVHLSPLLPAAAGPAAAVAAGLSFHRRRFSAIVAAATAPTATEFDFKAYMGERAVAVNQALDAAIPAGEPPAALHDAMRYALLAGGKRVRPALCLASCVVVGGREAWAMAPAAAVEMVHTMSLVHDDLPCMDDDDLRRGKPTCHVVYGEPIAVLAGDALLSLSFGHMASMDSYPPDVDPEKHPARVVRGIGELARCIGSEGLVAGQVVDLEMTGSTETVPLDRLEYIHLHKTAALLEASVVIGAIIGGGSDEQIERLRKYARSIGLLFQVVDDILDVTKSSEELGKTAGKDLASDKTTYPKLLGLEKSREFAEKLLCDAKEQLADFDKEKAAPLLYLANYIAYRQN from the exons ATGGCGGCCTTCCACCCCCTTGTCGCCTCGCGCGTCCACCTCTCCCcgctcctccccgccgccgctggccccgcggcggcggttgcggcCGGGCTGTCCTTCCACCGGCGCCGCTTCTctgccatcgtcgccgcggcGACCGCCCCCACGGCGACGGAGTTCGACTTCAAGGCGTACATGGGGGAGCGGGCGGTGGCCGTGAACCAAGCGCTGGACGCGGCCATCCCGGCCGGCGAGCCCCCCGCCGCGCTCCACGACGCGATGCGGTACGCGCTGCTGGCTGGGGGCAAGCGCGTGCGCCCGGCCCTGTGCCTGGCCTCCTGCGTCGTGGTCGGTGGGCGCGAGGCCTGGGCGatggcccccgccgccgcggtggaGATGGTGCACACCATGTCGCTCGTCCACGACGACCTCCCCTgcatggacgacgacgacctccgCCGTGGCAAGCCCACCTGCCATGTCGTGTACGGCGAGCCCATCGCCGTGCTCGCGGGTGACGCCCTGCTCTCGCTCTCCTTCGGGCATATGGCCAGCATGGACTCCTACCCTCCCGACGTCGACCCCGAGAAGCACCCTGCTCGCGTCGTCCGAGGCATTGGGGAGCTCGCGCGATGCATCGGATCAGagggcctcgtcgccggccag GTTGTTGATCTTGAGATGACTGGCTCAACTGAGACTGTACCCCTTGACCGCCTTGAGTACATTCATCTCCACAAGACTGCTGCATTGCTTGAGGCGTCTGTGGTTATTGGTGCAATCATAGGGGGTGGGTCGGATGAGCAGATTGAGCGGTTGCGAAAGTATGCTAGATCAATAGGGTTGCTGTTCCAGGTGGTTGATGACATACTTGATGTCACCAAGTCATCAGAAGAACTAGGGAAGACAGCAGGGAAGGACTTGGCAAGCGACAAGACAACATACCCAAAGTTATTAGGGTTGGAGAAATCAAGGGAGTTTGCAGAGAAGTTGCTTTGTGATGCAAAGGAGCAACTTGCAGATTTTGACAAAGAGAAGGCGGCACCGCTGTTGTACTTGGCCAATTATATTGCCTATCGGCAGAACTGA
- the LOC100841918 gene encoding probable nucleoredoxin 1-2 produces MAAASTTDGGVGAILTAGERDYLVRNSGEQVKISSIEAGTVALYFSASWCPPCRRFTPKLIEAYKELASQGKSFEVVFVSGDQDEEAFNAYFAKMPWLAVPFTDSEGRKSLDERFQVRGIPHLVILDAKTGKVCTEDGVEFVSEYGIDAYPFTPERINELKEQEKAAKDNQTIHSVLSAPTRDYLISNKGDKVPISDLEGKYVGLCFVVSGYGPVEEFTTVLAKIYGKLKEVGKKFEVVAVSMDNDEASFNESFQNMPWLAIPQGDKMCQKLVSYFELNDLPTLVLIGPDGKTLNSNIADIIEENGVESWEGFPFNAEKLEILAEKARAKAESQTLQSLLVTGDLDFVIGKDGAKVPVSQLVGKTVLLYFSAQWCGPCRAFLPTLVDVYNKIKEKNSDFEIVFISSDRDQSSFDDFFSGMPWLALPLEDERKAYLKKMFKIRGIPSLVAIGPSGKTVNTDAKAPLAVHGADAFPFTEEKIQELEKNIDEMAKGWPEKLKHELHEEHELVLTRHRRPFGCDGCDEMGNSWSYYCAECDFDLHTSCALGEKKKGEEEKGHDAEAAPAGYVCEGDVCRKA; encoded by the exons ATGGCAGCGGCATCCACCAcagacggcggcgtcggggccATCCTCACTGCCGGTGAGAGGGACTACCTCGTCcgcaactccggcgagcag GTGAAGATCAGCAGCATTGAGGCAGGCACTGTGGCCCTCTACTTCTCGGCCTCATGGTGCCCGCCATGCAGGCGGTTCACACCGAAGCTTATAGAGGCATACAAAGAGCTTGCCTCACAGGGCAAGAGCTTTGAGGTGGTCTTTGTTTCAGGTGATCAGGATGAGGAAGCATTCAATGCCTACTTTGCTAAGATGCCGTGGTTGGCAGTCCCCTTCACTGACTCTGAAGGTCGTAAAAGCCTTGATGAGCGGTTTCAGGTCCGCGGTATTCCACACCTTGTCATCCTTGATGCAAAAACTGGTAAAGTTTGTACTGAAGATGGAGTCGAGTTTGTGAGTGAGTATGGAATAGATGCTTATCCTTTTACACCTGAGAGGATCAATGAATTGAAGGAACAAGAAAAGGCAGCTAAGGATAATCAAACTATTCATAGTGTGCTTAGTGCACCGACTCGTGACTACTTAATTTCAAACAAGGGGGACAAG GTACCCATCTCTGATCTTGAGGGGAAATATGTTGGTTTGTGCTTTGTGGTGAGTGGTTATGGTCCAGTTGAGGAATTTACCACAGTGCTTGCCAAGATATATGGGAAACTCAAAGAAGTGGGGAAAAAGTTTGAAGTTGTAGCTGTATCCATGGACAACGATGAGGCATCGTTCAATGAGAGTTTTCAAAACATGCCTTGGCTCGCCATTCCTCAGGGTGACAAGATGTGTCAGAAGCTGGTCAGTTACTTTGAGCTTAATGATCTTCCTACACTTGTGCTGATTGGTCCTGATGGAAAGACACTGAATAGCAATATTGCGGACATAATTGAAGAGAATGGTGTGGAGTCATGGGAGGGGTTCCCCTTCAATGCAGAGAAGCTGGAAATTCTTGCTGAGAAGGCAAGGGCTAAAGCAGAGTCACAGACTTTGCAGTCCCTTCTGGTCACTGGTGATTTAGACTTTGTCATCGGGAAAGATGGAGCAAAG GTTCCTGTGTCACAACTTGTTGGGAAGACTGTCCTCCTTTACTTTTCAGCTCAATGGTGTGGACCATGCCGAGCCTTCCTGCCTACACTTGTCGATGTATACAACAAGATCAAGGAAAAGAATAGTGACTTTGAGATTGTCTTCATCTCTAGCGACAGGGACCAGAGCTCCTTCGATGACTTCTTCTCTGGCATGCCATGGCTTGCCCTTCCCTTGGAAGATGAAAGGAAGGCGTACTTAAAGAAGATGTTCAAAATCCGTGGgatcccttctcttgttgccaTCGGTCCCAGTGGGAAGACGGTCAACACAGATGCGAAAGCCCCACTTGCAGTCCATGGTGCCGACGCATTTCCATTCACTGAGGAGAAGATCCAGGAGCTGGAGAAGAATATCGATGAGATGGCAAAAGGGTGGCCTGAGAAGCTGAAGCATGAGCTGCATGAGGAGCATGAGCTCGTTCTGACACGCCACCGCAGGCCATTTGGCTGTGACGGTTGTGATGAAATGGGCAATTCTTGGTCCTACTACTGTGCGGAATGCGATTTTGATCTGCACACTTCGTGCGCGCTGGGTGAGAAAAAGaagggcgaggaggagaaggggcaTGATGCTGAGGCTGCCCCAGCTGGGTACGTATGCGAGGGAGACGTTTGCAGGAAGGCATAG
- the LOC100844728 gene encoding uncharacterized protein LOC100844728, whose protein sequence is MPSALHMCAHRVTQSRLLLTSGLWIMWSIRDSPIQARGLGSDHLCTSFFRGKKLLLQPGQVTGDWDRIIGSDHLATGAGGMPSKGPNVQFLGVILQCLCITASSQYFDPPGQSEQARDYLRFADVNRRCQSVLSSAKELTYDDNLPSRVKRELSFEKGDWHQDAGQAPLLPFDGGDAQRKAARWLPEPLSLATFEVTHVEDDDERRPRTAVNVSGVVILTVSRKSAGPEIGTYMSTVSPEFNISAGSTRLKIIFEGVYTERAKGRGDNYDGERVLCMLGSALLPKRSAAADGIDPWDWAKNSGRAGFQPPVTADNNILLVLQYPKELTLTTRAVLGKMRSTSAAPEAAYFDTVQLVAGLISYRASEYDFRPEALPDGAGDALSSSAADDPVFNRSMEDVYNGSYPCLVLDRYGLGGQVNTVLPGWRTQCNSTTGTCGHGVGPFDLGSAADAEVLAGVGIMMQDLQCQARHKDGYAIFGTATVSAVIRALPPWQDWRTAAGRSGLSGETLSAEGVWNASTGQVCMAACRGSTAGKEACRFRVCLLFPTTMSITARDTMLGRITSVDAHAPLVSFRQHMSPPRLWGYFPDDGQPLLPYRYSYTKVKQAGELRRKSASSFDLRKFIARTLSLRYPKRDGTEDHRRILSSLADTLTLCFMAVPSLFRQERIEQPVLHLEVFFLEQLVDRYVSP, encoded by the exons ATGCCTTCTGCACTGCACATGTGTGCACATCGTGTAACACAATCTCGATTACTGTTGACTTCAGGATTGTGGATCATGTGGTCGATCCGGGATTCTCCAATCCAGGCACGGGGACTGGGATCGGATCATCTTTGTACCTCGTTTTTTAGGGGGAAAAAACTACTACTACAACCAGGCCAGGTCACTGGAGATTGGGATAGGATCATAGGATCTGATCATCTTG CAACAGGAGCCGGCGGCATGCCCTCAAAAGGCCCGAATGTGCAATTTCTCGGCGTGATCCTGCAATGTCTGTGCATCACGGCGTCCTCCCAATACTTCGATCCACCAGGCCAAAGCGAGCAAGCACGTGACTACCTGCGCTTTGCCGACGTCAATCGCCGTTGCCAGTCCGTGCTCTCCTCGGCCAAAGAGCTGACTTATGATGACAACCTCCCCAGCCGTGTGAAGCGCGAGCTATCTTTCGAGAAGGGCGACTGGCACCAGGACGCCGGCCAAGCGCCACTGCTGCCgttcgacggcggcgacgcgcaGAGGAAGGCCGCTCGGTGGTTGCCGGAGCCCCTGTCCCTGGCGACCTTCGAGGTCACGCatgtcgaggacgacgacgagcgccGTCCAAGGACAGCCGTCAATGTCAGCGGCGTCGTCATCCTTACCGTCTCTCGGAAGAGTGCCGGTCCGGAGATTGGGACTTACATGTCCACCGTGTCGCCGGAGTTCAACATTTCGGCCGGCAGCACCCGTCTCAAGATCATATTTGAAGGCGTGTACACGGAGAGAGCAAAGGGCCGTGGGGACAATTACGACGGCGAACGGGTGCTGTGTATGCTCGGGAGCGCTCTTCTCCCGAagcgcagcgccgccgccgacggcatTGACCCATGGGACTGGGCCAAGAACTCCGGCAGGGCTGGCTTCCAGCCGCCGGTCACTGCCGACAACAACATTCTGCTCGTGCTACAGTACCCGAAGGAGCTTACACTGACAACCCGAGCGGTGCTCGGCAAGATGAGAAGCACCAGCGCCGCGCCGGAAGCCGCCTACTTCGACACCGTGCAGCTCGTGGCAGGCCTAATCTCGTACCGCGCGTCTGAATACGATTTCCGGCCGGAAGCGCTCCCcgacggcgcgggcgacgCGCTTTCTTCGAGTGCAGCTGACGATCCCGTGTTCAACCGTTCAATGGAGGATGTGTACAACGGCAGCTACCCGTGCCTAGTCCTTGACCGGTACGGTCTCGGAGGGCAAGTCAACACCGTGCTCCCCGGCTGGCGGACGCAGTGCAACTCGACGACGGGGACGTGTGGCCACGGCGTCGGGCCGTTCGACCTGGGAAGCGCTGCAGACGCGGAGGTGCTCGCCGGGGTCGGCATCATGATGCAGGATCTCCAGTGCCAGGCGCGGCACAAGGACGGGTACGCCATCTTCGGCACCGCGACGGTGTCGGCCGTGATCCGCGCCCTGCCTCCATGGCAGGACTggcgcacggcggcggggcgctcGGGGCTGAGCGGGGAGACGCTGTCGGCTGAGGGCGTGTGGAACGCGTCCACAGGGCAGGTCTGCATGGCGGCGTGCCGTGGGAGCACTGCGGGCAAGGAGGCGTGCCGCTTCCGGGTGTGCTTGTTATTCCCGACGACCATGTCCATCACCGCTCGCGACACGATGCTGGGACGGATAACCAGCGTAGATGCACACGCGCCCCTTGTGTCGTTCCGACAGCATATGAGTCCGCCGCGTCTCTGGGGCTATTTCCCCGATGATGGCCAGCCCCTCTTGCCATACAGGTACAGCTACACTAAGGTCAAGCAGGCCGGCGAACTCCGGCGGAAGAGCGCGTCGTCGTTCGACCTCCGCAAGTTCATCGCGAGAACTCTGTCCCTGAGGTATCCAAAGAGAGATGGCACTGAAGACCACCGGAGGATCCTGTCCTCTCTTGCCGACACGCTTACTCTCTGTTTCATGGCCGTGCCGAGCCTGTTCCGACAGGAACGGATTGAGCAGCCGGTTCTTCACTTGgaggtcttcttcctcgagcaGCTCGTTGATCGCTACGTGTCCCCTTGA